A section of the Stenotrophomonas acidaminiphila genome encodes:
- a CDS encoding DNA-directed RNA polymerase subunit beta: protein MTSYSYTEKKRIRKDFGKQRSILEVPFLLAIQVDSYREFLQENVDPAKRSDHGLHAALKSVFPISSYSGNAALEYVGYKLGEPVFDERECRQRGMSYGAPLRVTVRLVIYDKESSTKAIKYVKEQEVYLGEIPLMTDNGTFIVNGTERVIVSQLHRSPGVFFDHDRGKTHSSGKLLYSARIIPYRGSWLDFEFDPKDALFTRIDRRRKLPVSILLRALGYNNEEMLNEFFDINTFHILPEGEGVQLELVAERLRGETLGFDLADGDKVIVEAGKRITARHVKQLQASGIAALAVPDDYLVGRILSHDVVDANTGELLAQANDEITEEQLQNFRKAGVDAVGTLWVNDLDRGPYLSNTLRIDPTKTQLEALVEIYRMMRPGEPPTKDAAQNLFHNLFFTFERYDLSTVGRMKFNRRVGRKEVTGEAVLYDSKYFGERNDEESKRLVSAHGDGSDILDVIKVLTEIRNGRGVVDDIDHLGNRRVRSVGEMAENVFRVGLVRVERAVKERLSMAESEGLTPQELINAKPVAAAIKEFFGSSQLSQFMDQNNPLSEVTHKRRVSALGPGGLTRERAGFEVRDVHPTHYGRVCTIETPEGPNIGLINSLAVFARTNQYGFLETPYRKVVDGKVTDDVEYLSAIEENEYVIAQANALTDAKNMLTEQFVPCRYQGESLLKPPAEVHFMDVSPMQTVSVAAALVPFLEHDDANRALMGANMQRQAVPTLRAQKPLVGTGIERAVARDSGVTVNARRGGEIVQIDAGRIVVKVNENEITDATDAGVDIYNLIKYTRSNQNTCINQRPLVKVGDVIARGDVLADGPSTDIGELALGQNMLIAFMPWNGYNFEDSILLSERVVEEDRYTTIHIEELTCVARDTKLGPEEISADIPNVSEQALNRLDESGVVYIGAEVRAGDILVGKVTPKGESQLTPEEKLLRAIFGEKASDVKDSSLRVPPGMDGTVIDVQVFTRDGIEKDKRARQIEENEIKRVKKDFDDQFRILEAAIYARLRSQIVGKVANGGAGLKKGDTITDAFLDGLKKADWFTLRMKDEDASEAIERAQKQIQAHEKEFERRFADKRGKITQGDDLAPGVLKMVKVFLAVKRRIQPGDKMAGRHGNKGVVSNVVPVEDMPYMADGTSVDICLNPLGVPSRMNIGQILEVHLGWAAKGLGKRIQKMLEQQRAVSELREFLGKIYNHDSKLSGDRVDLSQFSDEELVALAKNLTDGVPMATPVFDGAHEDEIREMLNLAYPDGDKDTEQLGFNASKTQMQLYDGRTGEAFDRKTTVGYMHYLKLNHLVDDKMHARSTGPYSLVTQQPLGGKAQFGGQRFGEMEVWALEAYGAAYTLQEMLTVKSDDVQGRNQMYKNIVDGEHEMVAGMPESFNVLVKEIRSLAINMELEDN, encoded by the coding sequence TCGCCATCCAGGTCGACTCGTACCGCGAGTTCCTGCAGGAGAACGTTGACCCGGCCAAGCGCTCCGACCACGGCCTGCACGCCGCGCTGAAGTCGGTGTTCCCGATCTCCAGCTACAGCGGCAATGCCGCCCTGGAGTACGTGGGCTACAAGCTGGGCGAGCCGGTGTTCGACGAGCGCGAGTGCCGCCAGCGCGGCATGAGCTACGGCGCGCCGCTGCGCGTGACCGTGCGCCTGGTCATCTACGACAAGGAATCGTCCACCAAGGCGATCAAGTACGTGAAGGAGCAGGAGGTCTACCTCGGCGAAATCCCGCTGATGACCGACAACGGCACCTTCATCGTCAACGGTACCGAGCGCGTCATCGTGTCGCAGCTGCACCGTTCGCCGGGCGTGTTCTTCGACCACGACCGCGGCAAGACCCACAGCTCGGGCAAGCTGCTGTACAGCGCCCGCATCATTCCCTACCGCGGTTCCTGGCTGGACTTCGAGTTCGACCCGAAGGACGCGCTGTTCACCCGCATCGACCGCCGCCGCAAGCTGCCGGTGTCGATCCTGCTGCGCGCGCTCGGCTACAACAACGAAGAAATGCTCAACGAGTTCTTCGACATCAACACCTTCCACATCCTGCCGGAAGGCGAGGGTGTGCAGCTGGAGCTGGTGGCCGAGCGCCTGCGCGGCGAGACCCTGGGCTTCGACCTGGCCGATGGCGACAAGGTCATCGTGGAAGCCGGCAAGCGCATCACCGCGCGCCACGTCAAGCAGCTGCAGGCCTCGGGCATCGCCGCGCTGGCCGTGCCGGACGACTACCTGGTCGGCCGCATCCTGTCGCATGACGTGGTCGACGCCAACACCGGCGAACTGCTGGCCCAGGCCAACGACGAGATCACCGAAGAGCAGCTGCAGAACTTCCGCAAGGCCGGCGTCGACGCGGTCGGCACCCTGTGGGTGAACGACCTGGATCGTGGCCCGTACCTGTCCAACACCTTGCGCATCGACCCGACCAAGACCCAGCTCGAGGCCCTGGTCGAGATCTATCGCATGATGCGCCCGGGCGAGCCGCCGACCAAGGACGCCGCGCAGAACCTGTTCCACAACCTGTTCTTCACCTTCGAGCGCTACGACCTGTCCACGGTCGGCCGCATGAAGTTCAACCGCCGCGTCGGCCGCAAGGAAGTCACCGGCGAAGCCGTGCTGTACGACAGCAAGTACTTCGGCGAGCGCAACGACGAAGAGTCCAAGCGCCTGGTTTCCGCGCACGGCGACGGCTCGGACATCCTCGACGTGATCAAGGTCCTGACCGAGATCCGCAACGGCCGTGGCGTGGTGGACGACATCGACCACCTGGGCAACCGCCGCGTGCGTTCGGTCGGCGAAATGGCCGAGAACGTGTTCCGCGTGGGCCTGGTCCGCGTCGAACGCGCGGTCAAGGAGCGCCTGTCGATGGCCGAGTCCGAAGGCCTGACCCCGCAGGAGCTGATCAACGCCAAGCCGGTCGCCGCTGCCATCAAGGAATTCTTCGGTTCCTCGCAGCTGTCGCAGTTCATGGACCAGAACAACCCGCTGTCGGAAGTGACGCACAAGCGCCGCGTCTCGGCACTGGGCCCGGGCGGCCTGACCCGCGAGCGCGCCGGCTTCGAAGTGCGCGACGTGCACCCGACCCACTACGGCCGCGTCTGCACCATCGAAACCCCGGAAGGCCCGAACATCGGCCTGATCAACTCGCTGGCGGTGTTCGCCCGCACCAACCAGTACGGCTTCCTCGAGACGCCGTACCGCAAGGTCGTGGACGGCAAGGTCACCGACGACGTCGAGTACCTGTCGGCGATCGAGGAGAACGAGTACGTCATCGCCCAGGCCAACGCCCTGACCGATGCCAAGAACATGCTCACCGAGCAGTTCGTGCCGTGCCGTTACCAGGGCGAGTCGCTGCTGAAGCCGCCGGCGGAAGTGCACTTCATGGACGTCTCGCCGATGCAGACCGTGTCGGTCGCCGCGGCGCTGGTGCCGTTCCTGGAGCACGATGACGCCAACCGCGCACTGATGGGCGCGAACATGCAGCGCCAGGCTGTTCCGACCCTGCGCGCGCAGAAGCCGCTGGTCGGCACCGGCATCGAGCGCGCCGTGGCGCGTGACTCGGGCGTGACCGTGAATGCCCGTCGCGGTGGCGAGATCGTGCAGATCGACGCCGGCCGCATCGTGGTCAAGGTCAACGAGAACGAGATCACCGACGCCACCGACGCCGGCGTCGACATCTACAACCTGATCAAGTACACCCGCTCGAACCAGAACACCTGTATCAACCAGCGTCCGCTGGTGAAGGTGGGTGACGTCATCGCCCGCGGCGACGTGCTGGCCGACGGTCCGTCGACCGACATCGGCGAACTGGCCCTGGGCCAGAACATGCTGATCGCGTTCATGCCGTGGAACGGCTACAACTTCGAAGACTCCATCCTGCTCTCCGAGCGCGTGGTGGAAGAGGATCGCTACACCACGATCCACATCGAGGAGCTGACCTGCGTCGCGCGCGACACCAAGCTGGGGCCGGAGGAAATCTCGGCCGACATCCCGAACGTCTCCGAGCAGGCGCTGAACCGCCTGGACGAGAGCGGCGTGGTGTACATCGGTGCCGAAGTCCGCGCCGGCGACATCCTGGTGGGCAAGGTCACGCCGAAGGGCGAGAGCCAGCTGACCCCGGAAGAGAAGCTGCTGCGCGCGATCTTCGGCGAGAAGGCGTCCGACGTTAAGGACAGCTCGCTGCGCGTGCCGCCGGGCATGGACGGCACCGTCATCGACGTGCAGGTATTCACCCGCGACGGCATCGAGAAGGACAAGCGCGCGCGCCAGATCGAAGAGAACGAGATCAAGCGCGTCAAGAAGGACTTCGACGACCAGTTCCGCATCCTGGAAGCGGCGATCTACGCGCGCCTGCGTTCGCAGATCGTGGGCAAGGTGGCCAATGGCGGTGCCGGCCTGAAGAAGGGCGACACCATCACCGACGCCTTCCTGGACGGCCTGAAGAAGGCCGACTGGTTCACCCTGCGCATGAAGGACGAGGATGCTTCGGAAGCCATCGAGCGCGCCCAGAAGCAGATCCAGGCGCACGAGAAGGAGTTCGAGCGCCGCTTCGCCGACAAGCGCGGCAAGATCACCCAGGGCGACGATCTGGCCCCGGGCGTGCTGAAGATGGTCAAGGTGTTCCTGGCGGTGAAGCGCCGCATCCAGCCGGGCGACAAGATGGCAGGCCGCCACGGCAACAAGGGTGTGGTCTCCAACGTGGTGCCGGTCGAGGACATGCCGTACATGGCCGACGGTACCTCGGTGGACATCTGCCTGAACCCGCTGGGCGTGCCGTCGCGCATGAACATCGGCCAGATCCTCGAAGTGCACCTGGGCTGGGCCGCCAAGGGCCTGGGCAAGCGCATCCAGAAGATGCTGGAGCAGCAGCGCGCGGTGAGCGAGCTGCGCGAGTTCCTCGGCAAGATCTACAACCACGACAGCAAGCTGTCCGGTGATCGCGTCGACCTGTCCCAGTTCAGCGACGAGGAGCTGGTGGCGCTGGCCAAGAACCTGACCGACGGCGTGCCGATGGCCACCCCGGTGTTCGACGGCGCGCACGAGGACGAGATCCGCGAGATGCTGAACCTGGCATACCCGGATGGCGACAAGGACACCGAGCAGTTGGGCTTCAACGCCAGCAAGACGCAGATGCAGCTGTACGACGGCCGCACCGGCGAGGCGTTCGACCGCAAGACCACCGTCGGCTACATGCACTACCTGAAGCTGAACCACCTGGTCGACGACAAGATGCACGCCCGTTCGACCGGTCCGTACTCGCTCGTCACCCAGCAGCCGCTGGGCGGCAAGGCGCAGTTCGGCGGCCAGCGCTTCGGTGAGATGGAAGTCTGGGCGCTGGAAGCCTACGGCGCGGCCTACACCCTGCAGGAAATGCTGACGGTGAAGTCCGACGACGTGCAGGGCCGCAACCAGATGTACAAGAACATCGTCGACGGCGAGCACGAGATGGTCGCGGGCATGCCGGAGTCCTTCAACGTGCTGGTGAAGGAAATCCGCTCCCTGGCCATCAACATGGAACTGGAAGACAACTGA